The following coding sequences lie in one Cucurbita pepo subsp. pepo cultivar mu-cu-16 chromosome LG13, ASM280686v2, whole genome shotgun sequence genomic window:
- the LOC111808897 gene encoding sorting and assembly machinery component 50 homolog B-like, whose amino-acid sequence MEKSEEVGKNTIRTSSEEEEEEEVEREPSNFENGDGEDEEVEDEEEDEEDEDDEDDDEEEPPRRKPILDASRLIAQRSKLENLVERMRKEKVRLRVHDILIKGNSKTKDSLIEAEVEAIKNASTMQELLEAAGVANANLQRLEIFDSVKITLDSGPPELPGTANVVIEVVETGNPLSGECGAYTKPAARSWTFEGSVKYKNWLGYGDLWDGSLAYGPNQTSEVSAGVYLPRLKRLMTPLVARLSLLSQDWMEFSSYKERSLGLSLGLYSTKYHDLGYNLGWRTITDPSQMASNSIRRQLGNSLLSSLKYTFKVDKRNSAVRPTRGYAFVSTSQIGGLAPDHRSLRFVRQEFDLRYAIPFGFDRAAMNFGVSAGVVLPWGNGFLNKPSSLPERFFLGGDFSPVCTIGGPTTVWGFKTRGMGPTEPRREVRDENKGEDNDALGRDFVGGDLAVTAFADLSFDLPLRWLREHGIHGHIFAGAGNLAKLTENEFRSFSFQKFMETFRTSVGVGIVVPTRLFRLEGNFYYILKQQEHDRGKTGFRFSISAPS is encoded by the exons ATGGAAAAATCCGAGGAAGTAGGGAAAAATACGATAAGAACGAGCTccgaggaggaggaggaggaggaggtagAGCGTGAACcttccaattttgaaaatggcgATGGAGAAGATGAGGAAGTTGAAgacgaggaagaagacgaggaAGATGAGGATGATGAGGATGACGATGAGGAGGAACCGCCGCGGAGGAAGCCTATTTTGGATGCTTCTAGGTTGATTGCTCAAAGGTCTAAGTTAGAGAATCTGGTTGAGCGAATGAGGAAGGAGAAGGTCAGACTTCGGGTTCATGATATTTTGATCAAGGGAAACTCGAAGACCAAGGATTCTCTAATCGAGGCCGAAGTGGAGGCTATTAAGAATGCCTCAACTATGCAAGAACTGCTGGAGGCCGCGGGCGTAGCCAATGCCAATCTCCAGAGGCTCGAGATCTTCGACTCTGTCAAGATTACTCTTGATTCAGGCCCGCCGGAGCTCCCTGGTACCGCAAATGTTGTCATCGAGGTTGTGGAGACGGGCAACCCTCTCTCCGGCGAATGCGGTGCTTACACAAAACCTGCG GCTCGTTCGTGGACTTTTGAAGGTTCTGTTAAGTATAAAAATTGGCTTGGATATGGGGATTTATGGGATGGCTCTTTGGCCTACGGTCCTAATCAAACATCTGAGGTGAGTGCCGGTGTTTATTTACCTAGGCTGAAGCGATTGATGACTCCTTTGGTGGCACGACTATCCCTACTTTCCCAAGATTGGATGGAGTTTTCATCTTACAAAGAGCGGTCTTTAGGTCTTTCTCTTGGTTTATATTCTACTAAGTATCATGATTTGGGATACAACCTTGGATGGCGCACCATAACTGACCCTTCACAGATGGCATCTAATTCAATAAGGAGACAACTTGGAAATAGTTTACTTTCTTCTctaaaatatacttttaagGTTGACAAGAGGAATTCAGCAGTGAGGCCAACTCGAGGATATGCTTTTGTTTCTACTAGTCAAATTGGTGGCCTTGCACCTGATCACCGGAGCTTGCGATTTGTCCGCCAG GAATTTGATCTACGGTATGCCATTCCTTTCGGCTTTGATCGTGCTGCCATGAACTTTGGAGTCTCTGCCGGTGTTGTCCTTCCTTGGGGAAATGGATTCTTGAACAAGCCATCATCCCTTCCAGAACGCTTTTTCTTAGGTGGTGATTTCTCTCCAGTATGCACCATTGGAGGCCCCACAACTGTGTGGGGATTTAAAACGCGTGGAATGGGACCAACTGAGCCAAGGCGGGAAGTGAGAGACGAAAATAAGGGTGAAGACAATGATGCTCTTGGAAGGGATTTTGTTGGAGGGGATCTTGCAGTCACTGCTTTTGCTGATCTTTCATTTGACCTCCCACTTCGCTGGTTAAGAGAACATGGAATCCACGGACACATCTTTGCTGGTGCAGGGAACCTTGCTAAGTTGACAGAGAATGAGTTTCGTAGTTTCTCTTTTCAGAAGTTCATGGAAACATTCCGTACCTCTGTAGGAGTTGGGATTGTGGTTCCAACAAGACTCTTCCGCCTAGAG GGGAACTTCTACTACATATTGAAGCAACAAGAGCATGATCGTGGAAAAACTGGCTTTCGGTTTAGCATTTCTGCTCCatcataa